The DNA window TAGCATAGTGATCGAAACGGGCGATCCGTTATGCCAGCCATAGGGGCTGCAATAAGACAGTTTTTCAACTGGTATTGTCCGATACGCATAGGCGAAGAAAGAGTGGCCAACTGTGACTAAGGGCGCGTATATTACGCATTTTTCACGAGATATGAAAGGCCAAACTTTGAGCGAAACGACATTTATAGCAGAATTTTTCCAGTTGATTTTTTCAAACTTGGTTTATTATCCTTAAATAACATAAAGTTATGTGTTTTTAATGAAATTTATTGTTCCCTGCATTTCTCATGATAAATAGAACGTATTAACACCAATTGATCCCTCAAGTAACCATTTTAGTGGATAATCTCGTTTTTCAATAGGGATTTGTTGCTTATTTTTTAACCCCTGTGATGCGACACCATTCTTCTTGTTCTGCAATCGGATCGATAATAAATTCATTACCATAGGCTTCAGCAACACTTTCTGCCTGATTTGCCAGTACCCCGGACAAACCTAATAATCCACCTGATTTTGGTAGTGAGCCAATGATCGGTGCCAGCTCGCGCAGCGGGCCAGCCAGTATATTGGCGATGACAATGTCACATTCTAAGTTGTCAGGTTGGTCTTTGGATAAATAGAGTGTCAGTTGCTCGGAAACACCGTTGCGTTCTGCGTTATCCCGGCTTGCCTGAATTGCTTGAGGGTCAATATCAATGCCGATAGCATGTTTAGCGCCAAGTTTCAGGGCTGCGATGGCCAAAATGCCTGAACCGCACCCAAAATCGATCACTGTTTTACCTTCCAGAGCAAGACCATCCAGCCATTGCAGGCAAAGAGATGTGGTCGGGTGTGTTCCTGTTCCGAATGCTAAGCCTGGATCTAGCATGACATTAACGGCATCGGGATCCGGAACTTCTCGCCAGCTTGGGCAGATCCACAAGCGATGACCAAAACGCATTGGGTGGAAGTTGTCCATCCATTCACGTTCCCAGTCTTTATCTTCCAGTTGTTCAATTTTATGGATAAAACCTTTACCAAGCTGAGGAATCTGCTCTAGCTGTCTGACAATCGCTTTCATATCAGTTTCAGCATCATACAGGCCGATAACATCGGTATCTCCCCATAAACGGGTTTCCCCCGGCAGAGGCTCAAAAATCGGTGTATCGTGGCTGTCCTGAAAAGTGATGGACACTGCGCCACTTTCTATTAGTTCATCACCAAGTGCTTCAGCTTGCTGTCCTGTAGTGTTTAATCTTAGTTGTATCCAAGGCATAAAAATTCTCTTTTAAACTGAATAAGTATGAAAAAATTATATCGCCGTCACTGAGATACGGCGG is part of the Xenorhabdus cabanillasii genome and encodes:
- the prmA gene encoding 50S ribosomal protein L11 methyltransferase; translation: MPWIQLRLNTTGQQAEALGDELIESGAVSITFQDSHDTPIFEPLPGETRLWGDTDVIGLYDAETDMKAIVRQLEQIPQLGKGFIHKIEQLEDKDWEREWMDNFHPMRFGHRLWICPSWREVPDPDAVNVMLDPGLAFGTGTHPTTSLCLQWLDGLALEGKTVIDFGCGSGILAIAALKLGAKHAIGIDIDPQAIQASRDNAERNGVSEQLTLYLSKDQPDNLECDIVIANILAGPLRELAPIIGSLPKSGGLLGLSGVLANQAESVAEAYGNEFIIDPIAEQEEWCRITGVKK